ACCAGGTTCTGACGCAGCGCAGGAATTTGGATATGGATTTGCGTTTCATGACCGAGCTGTTCGACCACCTGCACCGTGCCCTGCAGCGTGACATCCGCCACCTCGCTGGGCAGCAGATGTTCCGGGCGGATCCCCAGCGACATGTTGGCACCGGGCTGCACGTCGGTACTGTCGACCGGCAGCCAGACCTGCTGGCGATTGGGGAGTTCCACCTGCACCTGATCGATGGCGGTGGCGGTCACCTTGACCGGCAGGAAGTTCATTTTCGGCGAGCCGATAAAGCCGGCGACAAAGCGGTTAGCGGGATAGTGATACAGCTCCAGCGGCTTGCCGACCTGCGCGATGCGCCCCCTTCCAGCACCACAATCTTGTCCGCCAGCGTCATCGCTTCGACCTGATCGTGAGTGACGTAAATCATGGTGCGCTGCAGGCGCTTATGCAGACGGGAAATTTCGATGCGCATCTGTACGCGTAGCGCGGCGTCGAGGTTGGAGAGCGGCTCATCCAGCAGGAAGACCTGCGGCTCAGCCACCAGGGTGCGCCCGATGGCCACGCGCTGACGCTGTCCGCCGGAGAGCGCTTTCGGCTGCCGGTCAAGCAGGTGCGCCAGCTGCAGCACTTCCGCCACCTGGGAAACGCGCTGTTGGATTTCGCTTTTGCTGACGCCGGCCAGCTTCAGGCCGAACGACATATTGTCCGCCACCGTCAGATGGGGATAGAGCGCATAGGACTGAAACACCATACCGATGCCGCGCTCTGCTGGCGGCACCTCGTTCATGCGCTTGCCGCCGATGCTCAGCTCGCCGGAGGTGATATCTTCCAGGCCAGCGATCATGCGCAGCAGCGTCGATTTGCCGCAGCCTGAGGGCCCGACAAATACCACGAACTCGCCTTCAGCAATGGTCAGGTTGATATCTTTCGATACCACGACATCGCCCCAGGATTTGGTGACCTCTTTCAGCACCACATTCGACATGGGTTTCTCCCGTCTCGTCACGACTTCCTTTGAATGGCAGGGAGTGTGCGCGAAGGCCGGGGAGGAAAAATCCTCCACCGTTCGCTTTTTTACGGGGGAGGAGGCAGGAGGATGAGTCAGGCGGCCGCCGGGGTATCTGAGGCTCACTACAGGCTTTTTCGTGATCGAAACGGCAGGAAAAGGGGCTGTTTTTTGTGTTCCAACACGCAGAAAGCGGCAAAAAAGCCACAGGGATCACACTTATTAACGGCGGGGCGTAGAAACAGGGAGGATGAGTCAGCCGTCGCTTATCAGCAGACTTCTGCCTAACGACAACCACTCACGTTTAGAGGTAAGGGAAATGTCAAAGTTCAAACTAAATGGCAAAACGCTGTTGTTATGCGCCCTGACCGCCGCGCTGCTGCCCGGCGCGGCGCTGGCGAAAATCGAAGAAGGCAAGCTGGTCATCTGGATCAATGGCGATAAGGGCTATAACGGCCTCGCGGAAGTGGGCAAGAAGTTTGAGCAGGATACCGGGATCAAGGTAACTATCGAGCATCCCGATAAGCTGGAAGAGAAGTACCCGCAGGTGGCGGCCACCGGCGACGGCCCGGATATTATCTTCTGGGCGCACGATCGCTTCGGCGGCTACGCGCAGTCCGGCCTGCTGGCGGAAGTGGCGCCGGATAAGGCGCTGCAGGATAAAATCTACCCCTTTACCTGGGACGCGGTGCGCTACAACGGCAAGTTGATCGGCTATCCGGTAGCGGTCGAATCGCTGTCGCTGATTTATAACAAAGATCTGCTGCCCAATCCGCCGAAAAGCTGGGAAGAGATCCCGGCGCTGGATAAACAGCTACGCGCCAAAGGCAAAAGCGCCATTATGTTTAACCTGCAGGAGCCCTATTTCACCTGGCCATTAATCGCGGCCAACGGCGGCTATGCGTTTAAGAAAGAGAACGGCAGCTATAACATCAAAGATGTCGGCGTGAATAATGCGGGTTCGCAGGAAGGCCTGACGTTTCTGGTTGACCTGATTAAAAATAAACATCTGAATGCGGATACCGATTACGCCATTGCCGAAGCCGCCTTTAATAAAGGCGAAACCGCCATGACCATTAACGGCCCCTGGGCGTGGAATAATATCGAAAGCGCGAAGGTGAATTATGGCGTCACCCTGCTGCCCACCTTTAAAGGCCAACCCTCGAAGCCGTTCGTCGGCGTACTGAGCGCCGGTATCAACGCCGCCAGCCCGAATAAAGAACTGGCGAAAGAGTTTATCGAAAACTACCTGCTGACCGACGACGGCCTGGCGAAAGTCAACGCCGACAAGCCGTTGGGCGCGGTGGCGCTGAAATCGTACCAGGAGAAGCTGGCGAAGGATGAGAAGATCGCCGCCACCATGGAGAACTCGCAGAAAGGCGAAATCATGCCGAACGTGCCGCAAATGTCCGCCTTCTGGTACGCCGAGCGCAGCGCGGTGCTGAACGCCATCAATGGACGTCAGAGCGTGGAAGCGGCGCTGAAAGATGCCGAAGGTCGCCTGACGAAGTAAAGACGTGCTGACTCTGATTCTGGCCACAGGCGGCGGTGTCGTTTGCTGGCCTTTTCGTCTCGTTTTGACGGCGGGCGCGCCCCGCCCTCTCTTTTCATCTGTCGCAGAAGGATCCTGAAATGGCAAAATCCGCATTGTGGTGGCAGCGTGACGCCCTGAAGTGGCTGGTTCTTGCCCTCTGTGTGTTGATAACCGGCTATCTGGTGGTGTTGATGTACGCGCAGGGCGAATACCTGTTCGCGATTGTCACGCTGATCCTGCTCAGCAGCGGCCTGATTGTCTTTTTCCGCCGCCGCGCCCAGGCGTGGCGCTACGTCTGGCCGGGGCTGGCCGGCATGGTATTGTTCGTGCTGTTTCCGCTGGCCTGCACCATCGCCATCGCCTTTACCAACTACAGCAGCACCAACCAGCTCACCTTCGAGCGCGCGCGCCAGGTGCTGATGGACCGCCAGTTTCAGACCGGCGAAGGTTACGCGTTTTCACTCTGGTCGACGCCGGATAATCAGTGGCGCCTGCTGCTGAACGGTGCGGATAACCAACAGTTTATCTCGCCGCCCTTCTCCCTTGCCGCTAAAGGGGCGCAAACGCTCACGCTGACTGAAACGCAGCAGCCGCCCGCCGGCGAGCGCGCCATGCTGCGCGTCATTACGCAAAACCGTCAGGCGCTTTCCCAACTGACGGCGCGTCTGCCGGACGGTTCGCAGCTGAAGATGAGTTCGCTGCGCCAGTTCTCCGGCACCCAGCCGCGCTACCAGCCTGGCGAAGGGGGCATTCTGACCGACAAGCAGACGGGGCAGGTTTGGTATCCCAATAACGATACCGGTTTCTGGCAGCTGAAAGATGCCAACCAGCAGTGGAGCAGCGAGAAGCTCAGCCCCGGCTATACGGTAGCCGTCGGCTGGAAAAACTTCCTGCGCGTGCTGACCGATCAGGGCATTCAGCAGCCGTTCGTGGCGATTTTTATCTGGACGGTGGTGTTTGCGGCGTTGACGGTGCTACTGACCGTGGCGGTTGGCATGGTGCTGGCCTGTCTGATGCAGTGGGAGGCGCTGAAAGGCCGCGCGGTCTACCGGCTGTTGCTGATCCTGCCTTACGCGGTGCCGGCATTTATCTCTATCCTGAT
This DNA window, taken from Mixta gaviniae, encodes the following:
- the malE gene encoding maltose/maltodextrin ABC transporter substrate-binding protein MalE, whose product is MSKFKLNGKTLLLCALTAALLPGAALAKIEEGKLVIWINGDKGYNGLAEVGKKFEQDTGIKVTIEHPDKLEEKYPQVAATGDGPDIIFWAHDRFGGYAQSGLLAEVAPDKALQDKIYPFTWDAVRYNGKLIGYPVAVESLSLIYNKDLLPNPPKSWEEIPALDKQLRAKGKSAIMFNLQEPYFTWPLIAANGGYAFKKENGSYNIKDVGVNNAGSQEGLTFLVDLIKNKHLNADTDYAIAEAAFNKGETAMTINGPWAWNNIESAKVNYGVTLLPTFKGQPSKPFVGVLSAGINAASPNKELAKEFIENYLLTDDGLAKVNADKPLGAVALKSYQEKLAKDEKIAATMENSQKGEIMPNVPQMSAFWYAERSAVLNAINGRQSVEAALKDAEGRLTK
- the malF gene encoding maltose ABC transporter permease MalF; translated protein: MAKSALWWQRDALKWLVLALCVLITGYLVVLMYAQGEYLFAIVTLILLSSGLIVFFRRRAQAWRYVWPGLAGMVLFVLFPLACTIAIAFTNYSSTNQLTFERARQVLMDRQFQTGEGYAFSLWSTPDNQWRLLLNGADNQQFISPPFSLAAKGAQTLTLTETQQPPAGERAMLRVITQNRQALSQLTARLPDGSQLKMSSLRQFSGTQPRYQPGEGGILTDKQTGQVWYPNNDTGFWQLKDANQQWSSEKLSPGYTVAVGWKNFLRVLTDQGIQQPFVAIFIWTVVFAALTVLLTVAVGMVLACLMQWEALKGRAVYRLLLILPYAVPAFISILIFKGLFNQSFGEINIMLESLFGIKPAWFSDPVMARTMLVIVNTWLGYPYMMILCMGLLKAIPDDLYEASALDGATPLQNFFRITLPLLIKPLTPLMIASFAFNFNNFVLILLLTDGGPDRLGTTTPAGYTDLLVSYTWRIAFEGGGGQDFGLAAAIATLIFLLVGALALFNLRFTRIKTE